One region of Synechococcus elongatus PCC 11801 genomic DNA includes:
- a CDS encoding HNH endonuclease: MGKVLVLNASYEPLNITSWRRAVILLLKDKAESLEHNGRMILPDLPLPTVIRLRQYIRIPYNEIPLTRRNVLHRDGHSCQYCGYHGENLTLDHIVPRSRGGADTWENVITACMRCNVHKGNRTPKEAGMPLMSTPRQPVSSLYFEISRYLNQGSHQEWRKYVIGA; this comes from the coding sequence ATGGGCAAGGTTTTAGTGCTCAACGCTTCCTACGAGCCACTCAACATTACGAGCTGGCGGCGAGCGGTGATCTTGCTTTTGAAAGATAAGGCTGAAAGCTTAGAGCACAACGGTCGAATGATCCTGCCCGATCTTCCACTCCCCACAGTGATTCGACTGCGTCAATACATCCGCATTCCCTACAACGAAATCCCACTGACCCGTCGTAATGTCCTGCATCGTGATGGCCATTCCTGTCAGTATTGCGGCTATCACGGCGAGAATTTAACCCTTGATCACATCGTGCCGCGATCGAGGGGGGGAGCCGATACCTGGGAGAACGTGATTACGGCCTGCATGCGCTGTAACGTTCACAAGGGCAATCGCACTCCCAAGGAAGCGGGAATGCCCCTGATGAGTACCCCTCGCCAACCAGTCAGCAGTCTTTACTTTGAGATCTCTCGCTACCTCAACCAAGGCAGTCATCAAGAGTGGCGCAAGTATGTCATTGGTGCTTAG